The following are encoded together in the Streptomyces flavofungini genome:
- a CDS encoding sensor histidine kinase, translating into MGLRTKIGIAIAGTAAVVSVVIGLLVHHRTVEAQYASARSQARDRLQTAVQDHAAGIDSDRTLIDPPDLPKPLADAVRQGHWGSYLDWGGKVPQMWAASVYRDEVVALKRPYEREAETVRGLDRVLWISGAIGTALACVAGLVVATRLGRRLTASADTAQRIADGDLAARLPLRGQDEITKLAAAVNTMADALAGRLRAEREVTANIAHELRTPVAGMVTAAGLLPPGRPTELVRESAARLRELVDDVIEVARLDGAGEEVRAEVRGVTEVVRRAVAGVRGAAGGGGAGGVRVEVVRDVSVETDPRRVERILVNLVTNALRHGRAPVVVEVDGGVVRVRDAGGGFPRGLLAGGPQRFRTGAEGTGLGLGLTIAVGQARVLGASLRFANPAGGGALAELDLTGAVVRDGAG; encoded by the coding sequence TCTCCTCGTGCACCACCGGACGGTCGAGGCGCAGTACGCGAGCGCCCGCAGCCAGGCCAGGGACCGGTTGCAGACCGCCGTGCAGGACCACGCCGCGGGGATCGACAGCGACCGCACCCTGATCGACCCGCCCGACCTGCCGAAGCCGCTCGCCGACGCCGTGCGGCAGGGGCACTGGGGCAGCTATCTCGACTGGGGCGGGAAGGTGCCGCAGATGTGGGCGGCCAGCGTGTACCGCGACGAGGTCGTCGCCCTGAAGCGGCCCTACGAGCGCGAGGCCGAGACCGTCCGCGGCCTCGACCGGGTGCTGTGGATCTCCGGCGCCATCGGGACGGCCCTCGCCTGCGTCGCCGGGCTCGTCGTCGCGACCCGGCTCGGGCGGCGCCTCACCGCGTCCGCGGACACCGCGCAGCGCATCGCCGACGGGGATCTGGCCGCGCGCCTGCCGCTGCGCGGCCAGGACGAGATCACCAAGCTGGCCGCCGCCGTGAACACCATGGCGGACGCGCTCGCCGGGCGGCTGCGGGCCGAGCGCGAGGTCACCGCCAACATCGCCCACGAGCTGCGCACTCCGGTCGCGGGGATGGTCACCGCCGCCGGGCTGCTTCCGCCCGGGCGCCCCACCGAGCTGGTGCGGGAGTCCGCCGCGCGGTTGCGGGAGCTGGTCGACGACGTGATCGAGGTGGCTCGGCTCGACGGCGCGGGGGAGGAGGTGCGGGCCGAGGTGCGCGGGGTGACGGAGGTGGTGCGGCGGGCCGTCGCGGGGGTCCGGGGGGCTGCCGGGGGTGGCGGCGCGGGCGGGGTGCGGGTGGAGGTGGTGCGGGACGTGTCCGTCGAGACCGATCCCCGGCGGGTGGAGCGGATTCTCGTCAACCTGGTCACCAACGCGCTGCGGCACGGGCGGGCGCCGGTGGTGGTGGAGGTCGACGGGGGTGTGGTGCGGGTGCGGGACGCCGGGGGCGGGTTCCCGCGGGGGTTGCTCGCGGGTGGGCCGCAGCGGTTCCGCACGGGGGCGGAGGGGACCGGTCTCGGGCTCGGGCTCACCATCGCGGTGGGGCAGGCGCGGGTGCTGGGGGCGTCGTTGCGGTTCGCCAATCCGGCGGGGGGCGGGGCCCTCGCCGAGCTGGATCTCACGGGGGCCGTGGTGCGGGACGGCGCCGGTTAG